Genomic DNA from Spirochaetaceae bacterium:
ACATGCTGATCAACTCTCCCACTGACATGGAATAGCCATCGCTCGAAATCTCGGCCCTGCGCTGGTTGATTTCGTCACTTAGTCCCATATCGACTCCCCCATACGATAGAGTATGCTGCGACGTTTGTCCAACAGTAGTTTGCCTGCGCTATCAGCTCGTCTCGGAGTGGACCGGCTGCCTGGTCGTCCACGTCCGAGCGGATGCCGACAAGGCAGCCGGGCTGCCGAGCCTGGTCAAGGTCCTGGCCGCCGGCTGGCACGGCATCGGCACCGTGCAGCACGCGCCGCCGGTCAGTGCGGCCGCCATCCGTGAGGAGCCGCCGCCGACCAGAAGACGATTCGGCCGACGAGCGGCGCAGGCAGCCGACATGGAGCCGCTGTTTGACATGATCCCGCCGGTTTCGCCCGGGGCCATCAGCTCACCTGCCGAACTCGTTGCGGCTCTCAACCAGCGCTCGCTGGCGGCCGTGCCGACACTCGAAGCGCTCGCGGCGCTCGGTATTCCGGACGATCTTCCGCCACCCGCAGCACGGCTGGAACGCGAGTACGGCAGCGCGACGACTGTTTGCCGGCGAACCGCTCGTCGAAGTTGGCCGGCCGCGGTACGTCGGCGGGGTCGTACCGGGTGTCCCACGGCGCCGGCACCGCGTAGGGGAAGTGCGGCCGAAGAAGGGCGCGGCGGTTGCGTGCGCTCCCGGCACCGCCCCGGTCGGGCGCGCTGAATCGGAACGTCTGGCCGAGCGGCGGCGCCGGTCAGGTCATTGGCCAGCCAATTCGCGGAACGTGTGGGCGATGGCGGACTTGTCCTTCTCGCCACGGGCGACCGCCATCATGAGTGGATAGAGCCTGCCTTCGTGATCGCTGAGTTGTACTCCGTTGAGATCGAGAAACACGAGCGCCGCCGCCAACGCCACGCGTTTGTTGCCATCGATGAACGGATGGTTCTGACACAGGTGATACGCGTACGCGGCAGCCATCTCCAGCAGATCGCCGTGAAGATACTGGCCGCCGAATGAAGCTTGCGGGACCGCGATCGCAGAACTGACCAATCCCAGGTCGCGTACGCCGAACACACCTCCATACCGCGTCGTCTGGTCGCGCAGAATCGACAGGACCTCGGCGAGGGTAAGGAATCGAGGTGTCTCCATTCATTCGGCGAGGCGTCTCAGCG
This window encodes:
- a CDS encoding type II toxin-antitoxin system death-on-curing family toxin translates to METPRFLTLAEVLSILRDQTTRYGGVFGVRDLGLVSSAIAVPQASFGGQYLHGDLLEMAAAYAYHLCQNHPFIDGNKRVALAAALVFLDLNGVQLSDHEGRLYPLMMAVARGEKDKSAIAHTFRELAGQ